The following are encoded in a window of Vidua macroura isolate BioBank_ID:100142 chromosome 26, ASM2450914v1, whole genome shotgun sequence genomic DNA:
- the MED16 gene encoding mediator of RNA polymerase II transcription subunit 16 yields the protein MDLAYVCEWEKKPKSNHCPSIPLVCAWSCRNLIAFTTDLRNEEEKDLTHMVHIIDTEHPWDVYSVNSGHTEVITCLEWDQSGSRLLSADADGHIKCWAMTDHLANSWENTVGSVVEGDPVVALSWLHNGVKLALHVEKSGASNFGEKFSRVKFSPSLTLFGGKPMEGWIAVTISGLVTVSLLKPNGQVLTATESLCRLRCRVALADVAFTGGGNIVVATSDGSSTSPVQFYKVCVSVVNEKCKIDTEILPSLFMRCTTDPARKDKYPAITHLKFLARDMSEQVLLCASNQNNSIVECWSLRKEGLPVNNIFQQISPVVGDKQPMILKWRILSATNDLDRVSAVALPKLPISLTNTDLKVANDTKFFPGLGLALAFHDGSVHIVHRLSLQMMAVFYSSSSQRPVDEPALKRPRTTGPLVHFKAMQLSWTSLALAGVDSHGKLSMLRISPSMGHVLDMNMSLRHLLFLLEYCMVTGYDWWDILLHVQPSMVQNLVEKLHEEYMRQNAALQQVLSTRIVVMKASLCKLSSSTIARVCDYHAKLFLIAISCTLKSLLRPHFLNTPDKSPGDRLTEICSKITDVDIDKVMINLKTEEFVLEMTTLQSLQQLIQWVGDFVLYLLASLPNQGSPVRPGHSFLRDGASLGMFRELMVVIRIWGLLKPSCLPVYTATSDTQDSMSLLFRLLTKLWLCCREENHITEPDDALIDECCLLPSQLLIPNIDWLPINDGIISKLQNKQLVRLQFGKAPGLVGHTVSSQFDAFVRAPGQPKIDHLRRLHLGAYPTEECKSCTRCGCVTMLKSPNKVTAVKQWEQRWIKNCLCGGLWRKMPLSYS from the exons ATGGACCTGGCCTACGTGTGCGAGTGGGAGAAGAAGCCCAAGAGCAACCACTGCCCCTCCATCCCGCTGGTGTGCGCCTGGTCCTGCCGCAACCTCATCGCCTTCACCACGGACCTCCGCAATGAGGAGGAGAAAG ATCTCACCCACATGGTCCATATCATCGACACCGAGCACCCCTGGGACGTCTACTCTGTGAACTCGGGCCACACTGAAGTCATCACGTGCCTGGAGTGGGATCAGTCAG GCTCCAGGCTGCTCTCGGCAGATGCTGATGGCCACATCAAGTGCTGGGCCATGACAGATCACCTGGCCAACAGCTGGGAGAACACGGTGGGCAGCGTGGTGGAGGGGGACCCGGTGGTGGCCCTGTCCTGGCTGCACAACGGCGTCAAGCTGGCTCTGCACGTGGAGAAG TCTGGAGCCTCGAACTTCGGCGAGAAGTTTTCCCGGGTGAAGTTCTCTCCGTCGCTGACGCTGTTTGGCGGGAAGCCCATGGAGGGCTGGATTGCTGTGACCATCAGCGGGCTGGTCACCGTGTCCCTCCTCAAGCCCAACGGGCAGGTGCTGACGGCCACCGAGAGCCTGTGCCGCCTCCGCTGCCGCGTGGCCTTGGCCGACGTCGCCTTCACGGGCGGGGGCAACATCGTGGTGGCCACGTCTGATGGCAGCAGCACGTCCCCCGTGCAGTTCTACAAGGTGTGTGTCAGCGTGGTGAACGAGAAGTGCAAGATCGACACCGAGATCCTGCCGTCCCTCTTCATGCGCTGCACCACCGACCCCGCGCGCAAGGACAAGTACCCGGCCATCACCCACCTGAAATTCCTGGCTCGGGACATGTCAGAGCAG GTGCTGCTTTGTGCCTCCAACCAAAACAACAGCATCGTGGAGTGCTGGTCCCTTAGGAAGGAGGGCCTGCCTGTCAACAACATCTTCCAGCAAATCTCTCCTGTGG TGGGAGACAAGCAGCCCATGATCCTGAAGTGGCGGATCCTGTCTGCCACCAACGACCTGGACCGGGTGTCGGCCGTGGCGCTGCCAAAGCTGCCAATCTCCCTGACCAACACCGACCTGAAGGTGGCAAACGACACCAAGTTCTTCCCTGGACTGG GCCTGGCCTTGGCTTTCCATGATGGCAGTGTCCACATCGTGCACCGGCTGTCCCTGCAGATGATGGCCGTGTTCTACAGCTCCTCCTCGCAGCGCCCCGTGGACGAGCCGGCCCTCAAGCGCCCGCGCACCACAGGGCCCCTGGTGCACTTCAAGGCCATGCAGCTCTCCTGGACGTCACTGGCCCTGGCTGGTGTGGACAGTCATGGGAAG CTGAGCATGCTCCGCATCTCCCCCTCCATGGGCCACGTGCTGGACATGAACATGTCCCTGCGGCACTTGCTGTTCCTGTTGGAGTACTGCATGGTGACTGGCTACGACTGGTGGGACATCCTGCTCCACGTCCAGCCCAGCATGGTGCAGAACCTGGTGGAGAAGCTGCACGAGGAGTACATGCGTCAGAACGCGGCCCTGCAGCAG GTGCTCTCCACACGCATCGTTGTCATGAAGGCGTCGCTGTGCAAGCTCTCCTCCAGCACCATCGCCCGTGTGTGCGACTACCACGCCAAGCTCTTCCTCATTGCCATCAGCTGCACCCTGAAGTCGCTGCTGCGCCCACACTTCCTCAACACCCCTGACAAGAGCCCCGGGGACCGGCTCACCGAGATCTGCTCCAAGATCACGGATGTAG ACATTGACAAGGTGATGATTAACCTGAAGACGGAAGAGTTTGTCCTGGAGATGACGACGTTgcagtccctgcagcagctcatccAGTGGGTGGGGGATTTTGTGCTCTACCTGCTGGCCAGCCTTCCCAACCAG GGCTCCCCGGTGCGCCCTGGCCACAGCTTCCTGCGCGACGGCGCGTCCCTCGGCATGTTCCGGGAGCTGATGGTGGTCATCCGCATCTGGGGGCTGCTGAAGCCCAGCTGCCTCCCCGTGTACACGGCAACCTCGGACACCCAGGACAGCATGTCCCTGCTCTTCCGGCTCCTGACcaagctctggctgtgct GTCGTGAGGAAAATCACATCACAGAGCCTGATGATGCCCTGATCGATGagtgctgcctcctgcccagccagctGCTCATTCCCAACATTGACTGGCTGCCCATCAACGATGGCATCATCAGCAAGCTGCAGAACAAGCAGCTGGTCCGGCTGCAGTTTGGGAAGGCTCCCGGGCTCGTTGGACACACTGTCTCTTCCCAGTTCGATGCCTTTGTCAG GGCCCCTGGACAGCCCAAAATTGACCACCTGAGGCGGCTGCACCTGGGCGCGTACCCAACAGAGGAATGCAAGTCCTGTACCAG
- the R3HDM4 gene encoding R3H domain-containing protein 4 yields MVVLRGGAGPEEPFPRIEDCLPLLEDSPSKRFSPSKRKQYYINKAIRNSDLIPRAKGRKSLQRLENTRYLMTLLEQDDCGSDEGELTHSATPSIFTEACNNETYVEIWNDFMNRSGEEQERVLLYLEEEARKKHRRKLPVKNEEKWKELPAYTPQECFQRISRRLRATLKRGRIPMGTLEGLEEELLAFFSVTPHSVYTALMDNSFERLLLHALCQYMDLVSASSDIEGKRQMKVSNKHRVFLPPELLLSDYLGQMS; encoded by the exons ATGGTGGTGCtgcggggcggcgcgggcccCGAGGAGCCGTTCCC GAGGATCGAGGACTGCCTGCCCCTGCTGGAGGACTCCCCGTCCAAGCGGTTCTCGCCCTCCAAGAGGAAGCAGTATTACATCAACAAAGCCATCCGCAACTCCGACCTCATCCCGAGGGCCAAGGGCCGCAAGAGCCTCCAGAGGCTGGAGAACA CTCGCTACCTGATGacactgctggagcaggatgaCTGCGGGAGCGACGAGGGAGAGCTCACCCACTCGGCCACCCCCAGCATCTTCACCGAGGCCTGTAACAATGAGACCTATGTGGAG ATCTGGAACGACTTCATGAACCGGTCGGGAGAAGAGCAGGAGCGGGTCCTGCTCTACCTGGAGGAGGAGGCCAGGAAGAAGCACAGGAGGAAGCTGCCTGTCAAGAACGAAGAGAAGTGGAAAG agctgcctgcctACACACCCCAGGAGTGCTTCCAGCGCATCAGCCGCCGCCTGCGCGCCACCCTGAAGCGGGGCCGGATCCCCATG GGGacgctggaggggctggaggaggagctgctggccttCTTCTCTGTCACCCCCCACTCTGTCTACACAGCACTGATGGATAACAG ctTTGAGCGGCTCCTGCTCCACGCGCTCTGCCAGTACATGGATCTCGTCTCTGCCA GCTCGGACATCGAAGGCAAACGCCAGATGAAAGTGAGCAACAAACACCGCGTGTTCCTGCCGccggagctgctgctctcagacTACCTGGGGCAGATGAGCTGA